Part of the Natranaerovirga pectinivora genome is shown below.
ATTGTGTTTATCCAACACGAAATGGTAGACATGGACACGTGTATACTAATCATGGTAAAATGAACATGTTAAATGCAAAATTTGAACTGGATGATCGACCAATTGAAGAAGGTTGTGGATGTCCAGCGTGTACCACTTATAGCAGAGCCTATATAAGACATTTATTAAAGGCCAAAGAAATGCTTGGTATGAGATTGTGTGTTCTTCATAATTTATATTTTTACAATAGTATGATGGAAGAAATCAGAGAAGCTATAGAGAACAATCGATATAGTGACTATAAAGCAGAAAAACTTGAAAGATATAATAATGGGAACTAGATTGTAACGCAAGTACAGTAGAGTATCCTAAAAAAATATAAATTAAGAGGAGGATAAAAGGATGGCTAATTTTTTAACACTATTAGGAGCAGGCGTTGAAGCAGGAGCTGAAGCAGGTCAAGCAGGAGGTGGATGGTTAGGAATCATTGTTATTTATGGTGGTTTCCTAGGATTATTATGGTTTATAATGATTCGTCCACAAAAAAAACGTCAAAAAGCAGTTATGGATATGCAAAGCAGTATTAAAGTTGGGGATTCAGTGTTAACAACAGGGGGATTATTTGGTAGAGTTGTTGATGTAGTAAACAACACATTAATCGTTGAATTTGGTACAAACAAAAGTGTAAGAGTACCAATATTAAAAGATGCTGTAGCATCTGTAAGAGAACCTGAATTAACAATAGTAAGAGAAACAGAAGAAATTGATAAATAGTTGGATGATGACCTCACTAATATACTTGGTGAGGTTTTTATATTGTGAAATATATTTCACCAAATTAATAAAAGTATAAAAATAGAAATAATACGTAGTGTTATTAAAAAGAAACTAGGCTTCTCTAATTAAAGGGCTAATATAACCTGAATTATTTACGGAACATGCCTAATATGACCAAGAGACTTGATTCTATTAGGGTTCATAGGCAAGATGTACTCGGGTAGTCCATCAATCAGCCTATGGATTCTAAGAGGGTTAAAGGTCGTAGGTCTGATTTGGTATGCTTTCGTGAATAATTCAGGTATAATATACTTGGCGTCGACCGGCTGAAAGGAAAGGCAGCCAAGTATATTATATAGCCCTTTAATTAGTATCACAAAGTCACTTATATCAAACTTAGTTTTAATTTTTCTAACACTGCATCTGGCACTAAAAGCTTCCCTTTACCAACACCTAAATCAATAAAAGGCTTATTACTACCATGAAAATCAGAACCCCCAGAAATAAGAAGATCATATTTTTTAGCCAATTGCTTTATATAACTTTGTTCTGAGCCAGAATGTAGGGAATAAATAGCTTCAATACCATCTAAACCTTCCTCTTTTAAATGTTCAATAAGCCCTATCAAGCCTTTAGTACTTAAATCATAGAGAAAAGGATGAGCTAATATTGAAATACCGTTGTACTTTTTTATAAGGTTAATAGCTGATTCAGGAGTGACTTTACTTCTAGGAATAAAAGCAGGACAATTGTCCCCAATATATTTTTTAAAAGCCTCATCAATTTTTTTTATATACCCTTTTTTTAGTAACACTTTAGCAAAATGTGCACGAGTTATAACACCATCACAAGATTCATTTGATAAATCTTCATTTGAGATATCAATGCCCAATTCATTAAGACGCTCTATCATCATCTCATTCCTATCACTACGGGATTCTTTAAAAGCATCTAGTTCGTCAATAAAACCTTTGTTGTTCTCGTCAATAAATAAACCTAAAATATGAACATCTTTATTGTTATAACTTGTAGAAAGTTCTATACCACTAATAACTTCGACACCTAAGGCCGCACCAACTGCTTTAGCTTCTCTTACCCCGTTAATTGTATCATGATCTGTTAATGCAATTGCTTTAATGCCTTTGTTTTTTGCATAAGTAACCAATTCAGTTGGTGTCATAGTGCCATCAGAAGCATTTGAATGAACATGTAAATCTATCATAATTTTTCTTCCTTCCTTATATTTACTAATATTGTAATGAAACCTCCACAAACAATCATAAATAATAAATTACCATCGTATAATATTATATAATGAAGTTGGAGGGGAAACAATGCATAAATCAAGAAGTAGAGTGAATGTAGTTGAAAGATCCAAACCATTATCTGTAATAAAAGGTGTTTTATGGGGCTACATATTTACTGCAATAATGATCTTATTATTAACATATCTTCTATTCAAGTTTGATATTACAGAAAGTCAAATATACATAGGCATAGTGGTAACTTATATTTTTTCAACAATTATTGCAGGGTGGATTACAGGAAAAAGTATTAAAGATAATGCTTGGATTTGGGGAAGTTTAGCTGGATTTATTTATTTTATTCTATTAATAGTTGGATCAGTAATCATTAATCAACAAATAGGAGCGGTGAAAGAAATATTTACAATGCTAGCCTTATGTGTTGGT
Proteins encoded:
- the yajC gene encoding preprotein translocase subunit YajC; its protein translation is MANFLTLLGAGVEAGAEAGQAGGGWLGIIVIYGGFLGLLWFIMIRPQKKRQKAVMDMQSSIKVGDSVLTTGGLFGRVVDVVNNTLIVEFGTNKSVRVPILKDAVASVREPELTIVRETEEIDK
- a CDS encoding PHP domain-containing protein, with the translated sequence MIDLHVHSNASDGTMTPTELVTYAKNKGIKAIALTDHDTINGVREAKAVGAALGVEVISGIELSTSYNNKDVHILGLFIDENNKGFIDELDAFKESRSDRNEMMIERLNELGIDISNEDLSNESCDGVITRAHFAKVLLKKGYIKKIDEAFKKYIGDNCPAFIPRSKVTPESAINLIKKYNGISILAHPFLYDLSTKGLIGLIEHLKEEGLDGIEAIYSLHSGSEQSYIKQLAKKYDLLISGGSDFHGSNKPFIDLGVGKGKLLVPDAVLEKLKLSLI
- a CDS encoding TIGR04086 family membrane protein, whose amino-acid sequence is MHKSRSRVNVVERSKPLSVIKGVLWGYIFTAIMILLLTYLLFKFDITESQIYIGIVVTYIFSTIIAGWITGKSIKDNAWIWGSLAGFIYFILLIVGSVIINQQIGAVKEIFTMLALCVGGGTLGGMFS